Proteins from one Oncorhynchus tshawytscha isolate Ot180627B linkage group LG16, Otsh_v2.0, whole genome shotgun sequence genomic window:
- the trappc6b gene encoding trafficking protein particle complex subunit 6b isoform X2, whose product MADEALFQFLHNEVIQYIYKSSEHGEMENGRCITKLENMGFRVGQGLIERFTKDTARFKDELDVMKFICKDFWTCVFKKQIDNLRTNHQDNKFRLLTQLSAGKQYLEHAPKYLAFTCGLVRGGLSNLGVKSIVTAEVSVMPACKFQVMIQKM is encoded by the exons ATGGCAGACGAAGCCCTTTTTCAGTTTTTACACAATGAggtgatacagtatatatacaaatCATCTGAACATGGGGAAATG GAAAATGGGAGATGTATTACCAAACTGGAAAATATGGGATTCCGGGTGGGTCAGGGACTAATAGAAAG GTTCACCAAAGACACAGCACGGTTTAAAGATGAGCTTGATGTCATGAAATTCATCTGCAAAGACTTCTGGACCTGTGTCTTCAAAAAGCAAATTGACAACCTAAGAACAAACCACCAA GATAACAAGTTCCGGTTACTCACTCAGCTCTCTGCCGGTAAACAGTATTTGGAGCATGCCCCAAAG TATTTGGCGTTCACATGTGGCCTGGTTAGAGGAGGGCTTTCCAACCTGGGAGTGAAGAGTATTGTCACAGCAGAGGTGTCCGTTATGCCTGCCT GTAAATTTCAGGTCATGATCCAGAAAATGTAG
- the trappc6b gene encoding trafficking protein particle complex subunit 6b isoform X1: MADEALFQFLHNEVIQYIYKSSEHGEMENGRCITKLENMGFRVGQGLIERFTKDTARFKDELDVMKFICKDFWTCVFKKQIDNLRTNHQGIYVLQDNKFRLLTQLSAGKQYLEHAPKYLAFTCGLVRGGLSNLGVKSIVTAEVSVMPACKFQVMIQKM; encoded by the exons ATGGCAGACGAAGCCCTTTTTCAGTTTTTACACAATGAggtgatacagtatatatacaaatCATCTGAACATGGGGAAATG GAAAATGGGAGATGTATTACCAAACTGGAAAATATGGGATTCCGGGTGGGTCAGGGACTAATAGAAAG GTTCACCAAAGACACAGCACGGTTTAAAGATGAGCTTGATGTCATGAAATTCATCTGCAAAGACTTCTGGACCTGTGTCTTCAAAAAGCAAATTGACAACCTAAGAACAAACCACCAA GGTATTTATGTCCTGCAGGATAACAAGTTCCGGTTACTCACTCAGCTCTCTGCCGGTAAACAGTATTTGGAGCATGCCCCAAAG TATTTGGCGTTCACATGTGGCCTGGTTAGAGGAGGGCTTTCCAACCTGGGAGTGAAGAGTATTGTCACAGCAGAGGTGTCCGTTATGCCTGCCT GTAAATTTCAGGTCATGATCCAGAAAATGTAG
- the tpx2 gene encoding targeting protein for Xklp2 isoform X1, whose amino-acid sequence MDGEMAQSESASHYEFDAPSHVIDFKALDTEDNADIWFDQCAGQDGGMFGHLATPNRNNMPFGMTPKTHLPRVIVSPRVKDNSNSVEAPSTSSGPTTADSQSMSSATLPNIVTSWGNKPAPVAALPKRKGPPAQPRRVSKRKEAACNEEGRHTAPQVPPPVKKQRRSSSLPPRRSLSVRTTVRLNPRAATQARHVAAAPTTTQHKSSEQQEMERIKTLQKEVADQRKRNEASYRAAMAGSQPPKKLALATTVPKEFNFSTDGRVKVGTLPLHKEMDFTAQLRKHPSSPAKAPNGTTVPKPFNLSTGSKRKLEDPAPYVPMAQQIEQFQRRTPTRYHLRSRQSHERGPSPVKSEQLKITHPHTPLLMTRQRRRPTAVKSSAELEAEELQKLQQFKFKALELNRKILEGALNPKKPSVKESTRPEGFHLHMDKRLTDRNASKKPEEPEEQHTFHSRPLPVRILEEVVGVPEKKVVCPTVPESPAWALKKRVRIDRKVEEVKPPAPLKAHAAPHFGLPFQPKLQDKTHMDVCPFSFEERECEKRLLKEKRLEELRHEEVPKFKAQPLPDFHEVVLPEKKVAEPTKPEPFKLLIDERGAVKHDRWEQMVKEEQKHQAEAATFKARPNMVTHKEPFIPKKENRSVLEDMNNSVVPEGFQLSTERRAKERLEFDRAVSEKEALRACMEEEQRREQEEREKEDMARLRLEQVHKAQPVRRYKQLELKKSDVTLTVPQSPNFSDRFRM is encoded by the exons ATGGATGGTGAGATGGCGCAGAGTGAATCGGCAAGTCACTACGAATTTGATGCACCGTCACATGTAATTGATTTTAAAGCATTGGATACGGAGGACAACGCAGACATTTGGTTTG ACCAATGTGCTGGCCAGGATGGTGGAATGTTTGGCCACCTTGCCACCCCAAACAGAAACAATATGCCATTTGGAATGACCCCTAAAACACACTTGCCCAGGGTGATTGTATCTCCCAGGGTGAAGGACAACTCTAACTCAG TAGAGGCCCCAAGCACTTCCTCGGGACCCACCACAGCAGATTCCCAGAGCATGTCCTCAGCTACCCTCCCCAACATTGTCACCTCTTGGGGAAATAAGCCAGCTCCGGTAGCTGCCCTGCCAAAAAGGAAGGGACCCCCTGCCCAACCGCGCAG GGTGTCAAAGCGCAAAGAGGCAGCCTGCAATGAGGAAGGACGGCACACCGCCCCTCAAGTGCCACCACCTGTCAAGAAGCAGAGAAG GAGCTCATCTCTGCCCCCCAGGCGCAGTCTTAGTGTCCGCACCACCGTGCGACTCAACCCCAGAGCAGCCACTCAGGCCCGGCACGTTGCAGcagcccccaccaccacaca GCATAAGAGCTCTGAGCAGCAGGAGATGGAGCGCATCAAGACTCTTCAGAAGGAAGTGGCTGACCAGCGGAAGAGGAACGAGGCCAGTTACAGGGCTGCAATGGCAGGCA GTCAGCCCCCTAAGAAGCTGGCTCTGGCCACCACCGTACCCAAAGAGTTCAACTTCAGCACAGACGGACGTGTCAAGGTCGGCACCTTGCCACTGCACAAGGAGATGGACTTCACCGCACAGCTCCGCAAGCACCCATCCTCCCCC GCCAAGGCACCAAATGGTACCACTGTGCCCAAGCCCTTTAACCTGTCTACTGGCAGCAAGAGGAAGCTGGAGGACCCTGCCCCCTACGTGCCCATGGCCCAGCAGATTGAGCAGTTTCAGAGACGGACTCCAACCCGCTACCACCTTCGCAGTCGACAGAGCCACGAGAGGG GCCCGTCGCCTGTGAAGAGTGAGCAGCTGAAGATCACCCACCCTCACACCCCTCTGCTGATGACCCGGCAGAGGCGCCGACCCACGGCAGTCAAGAGCAGCGCTGAGCTTGAGGCTGAGGAACTCCAGAAACTCCAACA GTTTAAGTTCAAGGCCCTGGAGCTGAACAGGAAGATCCTAGAGGGGGCGCTGAATCCCAAGAAGCCCTCGGTGAAGGAGTCCACGCGGCCGGAGGGCTTCCATTTGCACATGGACAAGAGGCTGACTGATCGAAATGCCAGTAAGAAGCCGGAGGAGCCAGAGGAGCAGCACACCTTCCACTCCCGCCCGCTGCCGGTTAGGATcctagaggaggtggtg GGTGTCCCGGAGAAGAAGGTGGTGTGtcccactgttccagagtccccTGCATGGGCCCTGAAGAAGAGGGTGCGCATAGACAGAAAGGTGGAGGAGGTAAAACCCCCGGCCCCGCTCAAGGCCCACGCGGCACCCCACTTTGGCCTGCCCTTCCAGCCTAAGCTCCAGGACAAGACCCATATGGACGTGTGCCCCTTCTCCTTTGAAGAGCGGGAGTGTGAGAAAAGACTGCTGAAAGAGAAGAGGCTGGAGGAGCTTAGGCATGAAGAG GTGCCAAAGTTCAAGGCCCAGCCGCTGCCGGACTTCCATGAAGTGGTCCTGCCAGAGAAGAAGGTGGCTGAGCCCACCAAGCCTGAGCCCTTCAAGCTGCTCATTGACGAGCGGGGAGCTGTCAAGCACGACCGCTGGGAGCAGATG GTGAAGGAGGAACAGAAGCACCAGGCAGAGGCAGCCACCTTCAAAGCTCGACCAAATATGGTCACTCACAAAGAGCCGTTCATCCCCAAGAAAGAGAACCGCTCTGTCCTGG AAGACATGAATAATTCTGTAGTTCCAGAGGGCTTCCAGCTGTCTACAGAGCGCCGCGCCAAGGAGCGGCTGGAGTTTGACCGGGCGGTGAGTGAGAAGGAGGCGCTGAGGGCTTGCATGGAGGAGGAACAGCGCAGGGAGCAGGAGGAGCGTGAGAAGGAGGACATGGCCAGGCTACGCCTGGAACAG GTCCACAAAGCCCAACCCGTCAGACGTTACAAACAGCTGGAGCTGAAGAAGAGTGACGTCACACTCACTGTGCCCCAGTCTCCCAACTTTTCTGATCGCTTCCGCATGTGA
- the tpx2 gene encoding targeting protein for Xklp2 isoform X2, whose amino-acid sequence MDGEMAQSESASHYEFDAPSHVIDFKALDTEDNADIWFDQCAGQDGGMFGHLATPNRNNMPFGMTPKTHLPRVIVSPRVKDNSNSEAPSTSSGPTTADSQSMSSATLPNIVTSWGNKPAPVAALPKRKGPPAQPRRVSKRKEAACNEEGRHTAPQVPPPVKKQRRSSSLPPRRSLSVRTTVRLNPRAATQARHVAAAPTTTQHKSSEQQEMERIKTLQKEVADQRKRNEASYRAAMAGSQPPKKLALATTVPKEFNFSTDGRVKVGTLPLHKEMDFTAQLRKHPSSPAKAPNGTTVPKPFNLSTGSKRKLEDPAPYVPMAQQIEQFQRRTPTRYHLRSRQSHERGPSPVKSEQLKITHPHTPLLMTRQRRRPTAVKSSAELEAEELQKLQQFKFKALELNRKILEGALNPKKPSVKESTRPEGFHLHMDKRLTDRNASKKPEEPEEQHTFHSRPLPVRILEEVVGVPEKKVVCPTVPESPAWALKKRVRIDRKVEEVKPPAPLKAHAAPHFGLPFQPKLQDKTHMDVCPFSFEERECEKRLLKEKRLEELRHEEVPKFKAQPLPDFHEVVLPEKKVAEPTKPEPFKLLIDERGAVKHDRWEQMVKEEQKHQAEAATFKARPNMVTHKEPFIPKKENRSVLEDMNNSVVPEGFQLSTERRAKERLEFDRAVSEKEALRACMEEEQRREQEEREKEDMARLRLEQVHKAQPVRRYKQLELKKSDVTLTVPQSPNFSDRFRM is encoded by the exons ATGGATGGTGAGATGGCGCAGAGTGAATCGGCAAGTCACTACGAATTTGATGCACCGTCACATGTAATTGATTTTAAAGCATTGGATACGGAGGACAACGCAGACATTTGGTTTG ACCAATGTGCTGGCCAGGATGGTGGAATGTTTGGCCACCTTGCCACCCCAAACAGAAACAATATGCCATTTGGAATGACCCCTAAAACACACTTGCCCAGGGTGATTGTATCTCCCAGGGTGAAGGACAACTCTAACTCAG AGGCCCCAAGCACTTCCTCGGGACCCACCACAGCAGATTCCCAGAGCATGTCCTCAGCTACCCTCCCCAACATTGTCACCTCTTGGGGAAATAAGCCAGCTCCGGTAGCTGCCCTGCCAAAAAGGAAGGGACCCCCTGCCCAACCGCGCAG GGTGTCAAAGCGCAAAGAGGCAGCCTGCAATGAGGAAGGACGGCACACCGCCCCTCAAGTGCCACCACCTGTCAAGAAGCAGAGAAG GAGCTCATCTCTGCCCCCCAGGCGCAGTCTTAGTGTCCGCACCACCGTGCGACTCAACCCCAGAGCAGCCACTCAGGCCCGGCACGTTGCAGcagcccccaccaccacaca GCATAAGAGCTCTGAGCAGCAGGAGATGGAGCGCATCAAGACTCTTCAGAAGGAAGTGGCTGACCAGCGGAAGAGGAACGAGGCCAGTTACAGGGCTGCAATGGCAGGCA GTCAGCCCCCTAAGAAGCTGGCTCTGGCCACCACCGTACCCAAAGAGTTCAACTTCAGCACAGACGGACGTGTCAAGGTCGGCACCTTGCCACTGCACAAGGAGATGGACTTCACCGCACAGCTCCGCAAGCACCCATCCTCCCCC GCCAAGGCACCAAATGGTACCACTGTGCCCAAGCCCTTTAACCTGTCTACTGGCAGCAAGAGGAAGCTGGAGGACCCTGCCCCCTACGTGCCCATGGCCCAGCAGATTGAGCAGTTTCAGAGACGGACTCCAACCCGCTACCACCTTCGCAGTCGACAGAGCCACGAGAGGG GCCCGTCGCCTGTGAAGAGTGAGCAGCTGAAGATCACCCACCCTCACACCCCTCTGCTGATGACCCGGCAGAGGCGCCGACCCACGGCAGTCAAGAGCAGCGCTGAGCTTGAGGCTGAGGAACTCCAGAAACTCCAACA GTTTAAGTTCAAGGCCCTGGAGCTGAACAGGAAGATCCTAGAGGGGGCGCTGAATCCCAAGAAGCCCTCGGTGAAGGAGTCCACGCGGCCGGAGGGCTTCCATTTGCACATGGACAAGAGGCTGACTGATCGAAATGCCAGTAAGAAGCCGGAGGAGCCAGAGGAGCAGCACACCTTCCACTCCCGCCCGCTGCCGGTTAGGATcctagaggaggtggtg GGTGTCCCGGAGAAGAAGGTGGTGTGtcccactgttccagagtccccTGCATGGGCCCTGAAGAAGAGGGTGCGCATAGACAGAAAGGTGGAGGAGGTAAAACCCCCGGCCCCGCTCAAGGCCCACGCGGCACCCCACTTTGGCCTGCCCTTCCAGCCTAAGCTCCAGGACAAGACCCATATGGACGTGTGCCCCTTCTCCTTTGAAGAGCGGGAGTGTGAGAAAAGACTGCTGAAAGAGAAGAGGCTGGAGGAGCTTAGGCATGAAGAG GTGCCAAAGTTCAAGGCCCAGCCGCTGCCGGACTTCCATGAAGTGGTCCTGCCAGAGAAGAAGGTGGCTGAGCCCACCAAGCCTGAGCCCTTCAAGCTGCTCATTGACGAGCGGGGAGCTGTCAAGCACGACCGCTGGGAGCAGATG GTGAAGGAGGAACAGAAGCACCAGGCAGAGGCAGCCACCTTCAAAGCTCGACCAAATATGGTCACTCACAAAGAGCCGTTCATCCCCAAGAAAGAGAACCGCTCTGTCCTGG AAGACATGAATAATTCTGTAGTTCCAGAGGGCTTCCAGCTGTCTACAGAGCGCCGCGCCAAGGAGCGGCTGGAGTTTGACCGGGCGGTGAGTGAGAAGGAGGCGCTGAGGGCTTGCATGGAGGAGGAACAGCGCAGGGAGCAGGAGGAGCGTGAGAAGGAGGACATGGCCAGGCTACGCCTGGAACAG GTCCACAAAGCCCAACCCGTCAGACGTTACAAACAGCTGGAGCTGAAGAAGAGTGACGTCACACTCACTGTGCCCCAGTCTCCCAACTTTTCTGATCGCTTCCGCATGTGA
- the plagx gene encoding pleiomorphic adenoma gene X, with the protein MFQQKEQLKSHLQAHDANRQVFQCQECGKQYSTQLGYRRHLLATHTPTSLSGELHFQEGEPTLLEQLGSHTDRPQPLGGATDAIRERKYSCERCDRRFYTRKDVRRHAVVHTGRRDFLCPRCAQRFGRRDHLTRHLKKSHVQEATPTTPTATPAPTTPGPVKEEQSPVSCGMGPTSKDPIETFPMDMYSSYPLQTMSNPGMGHHHHSLMQVSLSTAMGVGRHMPDPAPHPHHHLPQPQQQQQPYGHMPRYQHGSTSYPHPDTESFLMDLQSGLPPHLTAASSSTSSSPQREVLSEAQGGPGAGDPHILSRSPALSSAELSCAANMDLGPLLGFLPFGLPPYSAHMSMGGLVIGYPSSSTSTEPPSSSSPLPSQAPGGLTFLQPPQPHAPQGPGTHNHNNNQLPQGFSNPGMSTSTSLPRYYQAFQQ; encoded by the coding sequence ATGTTCCAACAGAAGGAGCAACTGAAAAGCCACCTGCAGGCCCATGACGCCAACAGGCAGGTGTTCCAATGCCAGGAGTGTGGCAAACAGTACAGCACTCAGCTGGGTTACCGGCGCCACCTTCTGGCCACTcacacccccacctccctctctggtGAGCTCCATTTCCAGGAGGGAGAGCCCACCCTGCTGGAGCAGCTAGGGAGCCACACCGACAGGCCTCAGCCACTGGGGGGTGCCACCGACGCAATCAGGGAGAGGAAGTATTCGTGCGAGCGTTGCGACCGACGCTTCTACACCCGCAAGGATGTGCGGCGCCACGCTGTGGTGCACACGGGCCGCCGGGACTTCCTGTGCCCGCGCTGTGCCCAGCGCTTTGGCCGCAGGGACCATCTGACACGCCACCTGAAAAAGAGCCATGTCCAGGAGGCCACACCCACCACCCCCACAGCCACACCTGCCCCCACCACACCTGGCCCCGTAAAGGAGGAGCAGAGTCCTGTGTCATGTGGCATGGGGCCCACCTCAAAGGATCCCATAGAGACCTTCCCCATGGACATGTACAGCAGCTACCCCCTGCAGACCATGTCCAATCCAGGCATGGGCCACCATCACCATTCCCTCATGCAGGTTTCCCTGTCCACGGCCATGGGGGTGGGCCGCCACATGCCGGACCCAGCtccccatccccaccaccaccttcCCCAGccccagcagcaacagcagcctTATGGCCACATGCCCAGGTACCAGCATGGATCTACCTCATACCCCCACCCTGACACGGAGAGCTTTCTCATGGACCTGCAGAGTGGGCTGCCTCCACACCTGACTGcagcctcctcctctacctcctcctctcctcagaggGAGGTGCTCTCAGAAGCCCAGGGTGGGCCAGGGGCCGGGGACCCCCACATTCTGTCCAGGAGCCCCGCTCTCTCCTCGGCCGAGTTGTCATGCGCTGCTAACATGGACCTGGGTCCTCTCCTGGGCTTCCTGCCGTTCGGCTTGCCTCCCTACAGTGCTCATATGAGTATGGGAGGTCTGGTGATTGGCTACCCCTCTAGCTCCACCTCCACTGAGCCGCCCTCCTCCTCCAGTCCCCTGCCTTCTCAGGCCCCAGGAGGCCTTACCTTCCTGCAGCCTCCACAACCGCACGCACCCCAGGGTCCCGGAacccacaaccacaacaacaaccagctACCTCAGGGGTTCAGCAACCCTGGAATGAGCACTTCCACCTCCCTACCTCGCTACTACCAGGCCTTTCAACAGTGA